The following proteins are co-located in the Mesorhizobium australicum WSM2073 genome:
- a CDS encoding ABC transporter ATP-binding protein, with the protein MRYLKPQASSPLPPFLEGSAAFIRHYVRRQLPQFIILAVLVISAASCAVAIQYVMKVLVDAMAGPREGSAAQTALAIFISLIAVESILWRLCGWLGCKATLAIGVQMRLDLFDFLNGQPMKYFAENLAGSLGQRVTATAGNFGALTNIVIWRVAPPAVDFIGTVIVFTVVDWWMAVALASAVVVIMGGLLAFGERGKHLHRTYASYANEVGGSLIDVITNMWSIKAFSARSREHARLAASFRAEADAQRDSWMYTEKARLIHDIALWVMAGGMLAWAVRQWSRGEITPGDVVLVSALTFRILHGSRDMALSLVDMVQHFGFIEDTLRIIGQPQTVVDRPQAPAIRPRGGAIEFRQVSFTYGTDVEAIHNLDLSIPPGQKVGIVGPSGAGKSTFVHLLQRLYDVQGGQILVDGQPIASVTQDSLREALAVVPQEILLFHRTVMENIRFARPEASDEEVHAAARAAHCEAFISRLPEGYDTLVGERGIKLSGGQRQRIGIARAFLKAAPVIVLDEATSALDTESELVIQASLVKMFRDRTVIAVAHRLSTLSSFDRILVMNGGRVVEDGDAAELRAQGGLFARMWRLQAEGLTLDAAE; encoded by the coding sequence ATGCGGTATCTGAAGCCACAAGCAAGTAGCCCGCTGCCTCCGTTCCTGGAGGGGTCGGCTGCCTTCATAAGGCATTATGTGCGCAGGCAGCTGCCGCAATTCATCATCCTCGCCGTGCTGGTGATATCGGCCGCGTCCTGCGCTGTCGCCATCCAGTACGTGATGAAGGTGCTCGTCGACGCGATGGCGGGCCCACGCGAAGGCTCGGCCGCGCAGACAGCGCTCGCCATTTTCATCAGCCTCATCGCGGTGGAGAGCATCCTCTGGCGTCTCTGCGGCTGGCTCGGCTGCAAAGCGACGCTCGCGATCGGCGTTCAGATGCGGCTCGACCTGTTCGACTTCCTGAACGGTCAGCCGATGAAGTACTTCGCCGAGAACCTCGCGGGCTCGCTTGGCCAGCGGGTTACCGCGACCGCGGGCAATTTCGGCGCCCTGACCAACATCGTCATCTGGCGGGTCGCGCCGCCGGCTGTCGACTTCATCGGCACCGTCATCGTGTTCACGGTCGTCGACTGGTGGATGGCGGTGGCCCTGGCGTCCGCGGTCGTCGTTATCATGGGCGGCCTGCTTGCCTTCGGGGAACGTGGAAAGCACCTGCACCGCACATATGCATCTTATGCGAACGAAGTCGGTGGAAGCCTGATCGATGTCATCACCAACATGTGGTCCATCAAGGCGTTCTCAGCCCGGTCACGCGAGCACGCAAGGCTGGCGGCGAGCTTTCGAGCCGAAGCCGATGCCCAGCGTGACAGCTGGATGTACACGGAAAAAGCGCGCCTCATCCACGACATTGCACTTTGGGTCATGGCCGGCGGCATGCTCGCCTGGGCGGTCCGGCAATGGAGCCGGGGGGAAATCACGCCCGGCGACGTGGTCCTGGTCAGCGCTTTGACGTTCCGCATCCTTCACGGGTCCCGCGATATGGCGTTGTCGCTCGTTGACATGGTCCAGCATTTCGGCTTCATCGAGGACACGCTGCGCATCATCGGCCAGCCGCAAACTGTCGTCGACCGGCCGCAGGCGCCGGCCATTCGTCCGCGTGGCGGGGCCATCGAGTTCCGGCAGGTGTCCTTCACTTACGGCACCGATGTCGAGGCGATCCACAATCTTGACCTGTCCATCCCCCCTGGTCAAAAGGTCGGGATCGTCGGTCCGTCCGGAGCGGGCAAGTCGACGTTCGTCCACCTGCTTCAACGGCTCTACGACGTTCAGGGCGGCCAGATCCTGGTTGACGGTCAGCCGATCGCGTCGGTCACGCAGGATAGCCTTCGCGAAGCGCTGGCCGTGGTGCCGCAGGAAATCCTGCTGTTTCACCGGACCGTCATGGAGAACATCCGGTTCGCCCGGCCTGAGGCCAGCGATGAAGAAGTCCACGCCGCTGCCCGCGCCGCTCACTGCGAAGCCTTCATTTCAAGGCTGCCCGAGGGCTATGACACTCTGGTGGGTGAACGGGGGATAAAGCTCTCCGGTGGGCAGCGGCAAAGGATCGGCATTGCCCGGGCGTTCCTGAAAGCCGCTCCGGTGATCGTTCTCGACGAGGCCACGTCTGCCCTGGATACAGAGTCCGAACTGGTGATACAGGCATCGTTGGTCAAGATGTTCCGCGATCGCACCGTGATCGCCGTCGCGCATCGCCTTTCGACGCTCTCCAGCTTCGACCGCATTCTGGTTATGAATGGAGGGCGCGTTGTCGAGGATGGAGACGCGGCGGAGCTCAGAGCTCAGGGCGGTCTATTTGCCCGCATGTGGAGGCTGCAGGCCGAAGGCCTCACCCTCGACGCGGCTGAATGA
- a CDS encoding beta-glucosidase, whose protein sequence is MFAGTRPRLPSAAEKATEVLEAEMREPTAFNSFFLGGFECSSHRRADGVRLDLLRATSHDEASETDYRELQRRGIRTVRDGLRWHLIEKEPGNYDWSSFLPMLRAADATGTQVVWDLCHYGWPDHIDIFSPEFVERFARFAEAAALVIHAEIGSVPYFCPVNEISYWSWAGGDTGRINPFANGLGGKLKRILVRAAIAAIDAIRRIDSRARFITAEPLINVVGYPHDVGHQLEAERYRLCQFEALDMLAGLQEPELGGRPEYLDIVGLNFYPDNQWLLHGPTIPFGHHAYKPLADMLVEVAQRYNRPLSMSETGAERTARPSWVHYVVAEVLEAMQRGVQIEGICLYPIIDYPGWDNGRMCDVGLLGPRGEHGRRPVCKRMEDELAEQSRKLLALQRELTSGPYAGGTYAVSEATSK, encoded by the coding sequence ATGTTCGCTGGAACAAGACCTCGGCTGCCCTCGGCAGCTGAGAAAGCGACTGAAGTCCTAGAGGCCGAGATGAGAGAACCGACAGCGTTTAACAGCTTTTTCCTTGGTGGATTCGAGTGCTCGAGCCATCGCCGGGCCGATGGCGTCCGCCTCGATCTGCTTCGCGCCACCAGCCATGACGAAGCGTCCGAGACCGACTATCGCGAACTCCAGCGTCGGGGGATCCGCACCGTGCGCGACGGGCTGCGCTGGCACCTCATCGAGAAAGAGCCCGGCAACTACGACTGGTCGAGCTTTCTGCCAATGCTGCGCGCCGCCGACGCCACAGGGACACAGGTGGTTTGGGATCTCTGCCACTACGGATGGCCCGACCATATCGACATCTTCTCACCGGAATTCGTCGAGCGCTTCGCCCGCTTCGCGGAAGCCGCTGCCCTGGTCATCCACGCCGAGATCGGCTCGGTGCCGTACTTCTGTCCGGTGAACGAGATTTCATACTGGTCATGGGCGGGTGGCGATACCGGCCGGATCAACCCATTCGCGAACGGCCTTGGAGGCAAATTGAAGCGCATCCTGGTAAGAGCCGCCATCGCTGCCATAGACGCGATCCGACGAATCGATTCCCGGGCCCGCTTCATCACCGCGGAACCGTTGATCAATGTGGTCGGCTATCCTCACGATGTCGGGCATCAGCTCGAGGCGGAGCGTTACAGGCTCTGTCAGTTCGAAGCGCTCGACATGCTTGCCGGGCTTCAGGAACCGGAGCTGGGCGGCCGGCCCGAATACCTCGATATCGTCGGCTTGAACTTCTATCCCGACAATCAATGGCTCCTGCACGGCCCGACGATCCCGTTCGGACATCACGCCTACAAGCCTCTGGCCGACATGCTCGTTGAAGTCGCACAACGCTACAATCGACCCCTCTCGATGTCCGAAACGGGCGCCGAGCGCACGGCCAGGCCATCGTGGGTTCACTATGTCGTGGCCGAAGTCCTCGAGGCCATGCAGCGGGGCGTCCAGATAGAGGGAATCTGCCTCTATCCAATCATCGACTACCCCGGATGGGACAATGGACGGATGTGCGATGTCGGCCTGCTCGGCCCGAGGGGGGAGCACGGCAGGCGTCCAGTTTGCAAGCGCATGGAGGATGAATTGGCCGAGCAGAGCCGAAAACTGCTGGCGCTTCAGCGCGAACTCACGTCAGGGCCATATGCCGGAGGGACCTATGCGGTATCTGAAGCCACAAGCAAGTAG